The following coding sequences lie in one Thalassoglobus polymorphus genomic window:
- a CDS encoding 3-keto-disaccharide hydrolase, producing MLIPVRLLKISSVPFCFAVAVFLASSLSAEEKKEKPVDAPKGEVIKLFDGKSLKNWKVTDFGGEGTVLVKDGQLILEPGDPITGVHWVGKELPNVNYEISFDAQRVDGNDFFCALTFPVKEKLCSLILGGWGGSLIGLSNINDFDASENESTDYYSFDNEKWYKIRLRVDEKFIQAWIDETRITKIDHTENRISIRIEMELSKPLGLASFQTKGAIKNLKMTKLKPEVKKKD from the coding sequence ATGCTTATTCCTGTTCGTCTTTTGAAAATTTCATCGGTGCCGTTCTGTTTTGCGGTCGCTGTTTTCCTGGCCTCTTCTCTTTCTGCAGAAGAGAAGAAGGAGAAGCCGGTTGATGCTCCCAAGGGAGAAGTCATCAAGCTCTTTGATGGCAAGTCCTTGAAGAACTGGAAGGTCACCGATTTTGGCGGGGAGGGGACAGTACTTGTAAAAGATGGACAACTGATTCTTGAGCCAGGCGATCCGATCACCGGAGTTCATTGGGTCGGGAAAGAACTTCCAAATGTGAATTATGAGATTTCATTCGACGCTCAGCGAGTCGACGGGAATGACTTCTTTTGTGCTCTAACTTTTCCAGTTAAGGAGAAGCTGTGCAGTCTCATCCTGGGAGGTTGGGGTGGGAGTTTGATTGGACTTTCTAACATTAATGATTTTGATGCCTCTGAAAATGAGTCGACTGACTACTACTCCTTCGACAACGAAAAGTGGTACAAAATTCGATTGCGAGTTGACGAGAAGTTCATTCAGGCCTGGATCGACGAGACTCGCATCACGAAGATTGACCACACGGAAAACCGCATCTCTATCCGGATCGAAATGGAACTTTCAAAACCGCTCGGCTTGGCCTCTTTTCAAACAAAGGGAGCGATTAAAAACTTGAAAATGACGAAGCTGAAACCGGAAGTGAAAAAGAAAGATTGA